In one window of Solanum pennellii chromosome 2, SPENNV200 DNA:
- the LOC107009826 gene encoding uncharacterized protein LOC107009826: MDKIEGLLDGDASHAPGKGIEVQEIEDPANKAPFVKEMPVSSEGMIPLDRLKKFIEGTIKDKYEVSTKSSHMNGNAFDWYTYLEPNSIDSWEQLQHEFLNRFYSTRRTVGMVELTNNRQRKDEPVIDFINRWRKASLIFKDRLSEASAIEMCIQGMHWELLYILQGIKPKSFEDLATRAHDMKLSMSSARKDMTIVHDPHKGRDKQEPKR; the protein is encoded by the exons ATGGACAAGATAGAAGGACTTTTAGATGGAGATGCGAGCCATGCACCTGGAAAGGGCATTGAAGTTCAAGAAATCGAAGATCCTGCTAACAAAGCCCCGTTTGTTAAAGAGATGCCAGTTTCTTCTGAAGGAATGATCCCACTCGATCGCTTGAAGAAGTTTATTGAAGGCACTATCAaagataagtatgaagtctccACCAAGTCTTCTCATATGAATG GAAATGCCTTTGATTGGTACACATATCTCGAACCTAACTCTATTGATAGTTGGGAGCAACTACAACATGAGTTTCTCAATCGCTTCTATAGCACAAGGCGCACGGTGGGCATGGTAGAACTCACGAATAATCGTCAAAGGAAGGATGAACCGgtcatagatttcataaatcgATGGAGGAAGGCGAGCCTAATTTTCAAGGACAGGCTTAGTGAAGCTTCTGCAATCGAAATGTGCATTCAAGGAATGCACTGGGAGCTTCTTTACATCTTGCAAGGAATAAAACCAAAATCTTTCGAGGATTTAGCTACTCGCGCTCATGATATGAAGTTGAGCATGTCATCTGCCCGAAAAGATATGACTATTGTCCATGATCCTCACAAAGGAAGGGACAAGCAGGAACCCAAGAGATAG